The Fodinibius salinus genome includes a window with the following:
- a CDS encoding WbqC family protein, whose translation MKLALLFPQFAPNLYDLTAMLRADRIIIQDEEQWSRKSRIHRAKIRVPQGTQWINIPIRTEDRKKAIKEVRMDHSEDWVTPLLRAIEYNYRNSIYYDFYEPEIKADFQSAYDYVYLMEFVLYIQQRLFRFMDINVDYELSSEVPEYTSDPDLLAKEVGADTLIQEYDSRHYQRQAERYNNELSFEHPQYHQHFDGFEPWCSLLDVLFQFGPESFKITDKLQC comes from the coding sequence ATGAAACTAGCCCTGCTCTTCCCACAATTTGCCCCCAATCTTTACGATCTCACCGCCATGCTCCGGGCAGATCGTATTATTATACAAGATGAAGAGCAATGGTCACGCAAGAGCCGTATCCACCGCGCCAAAATCAGAGTACCTCAAGGCACACAATGGATAAACATCCCCATCCGGACTGAAGACCGGAAAAAGGCCATCAAGGAAGTACGGATGGATCACTCTGAGGATTGGGTAACCCCACTGCTTCGAGCTATAGAGTACAATTACCGGAATAGCATCTATTATGATTTCTATGAACCGGAAATCAAAGCAGATTTCCAGTCGGCTTACGACTACGTCTATCTGATGGAGTTTGTACTTTATATTCAACAAAGGCTATTTCGGTTTATGGATATCAATGTGGATTATGAGTTATCAAGCGAAGTGCCAGAATATACCTCCGATCCTGATTTGCTAGCGAAAGAAGTCGGAGCTGACACGCTTATTCAAGAATACGACAGTAGGCATTACCAACGGCAAGCAGAACGATATAATAATGAGCTCTCGTTTGAACACCCTCAATACCACCAACATTTTGACGGTTTTGAGCCTTGGTGTTCGTTGCTGGATGTGCTCTTTCAGTTTGGTCCGGAAAGCTTCAAAATTACTGATAAACTACAATGTTGA